A genomic stretch from Enterobacter oligotrophicus includes:
- a CDS encoding permease encodes MTGQSSSQAATPVQWWKPALFFLVVIIGLWYVKWQPYYGKAFTAADTHSIGKSILAQADSSPLQAAWDYAMVYFLAVWKAAVLGVLLGSLIQVLIPRHWLVKTLGQPRFQGTLLGTIFSLPGMMCSCCAAPVAAGMRRQRVSMGGALAFWMGNPLLNPATLVFMGFVLGWYFAFIRLVAGLLTVLVVATLVQYLVKDKTVEPASVELDVSEPQGGFFARWGKALWQLFWSTIPVYILAVLVLGAARVWLFPHADGAIDNSLLWVIAMAVAGCLFVIPTAAEIPIVQTMMLAGMGTAPALALLITLPAVSLPSLIMLRKSFPAKALWLTAGLVVLSGVIVGSIALV; translated from the coding sequence ATGACTGGTCAGTCTTCATCTCAGGCGGCAACACCTGTTCAGTGGTGGAAGCCCGCACTCTTCTTTCTCGTGGTCATCATTGGCCTCTGGTACGTGAAATGGCAGCCGTATTACGGTAAAGCCTTCACCGCCGCCGACACGCACAGCATCGGTAAATCCATTCTCGCCCAGGCGGATTCCAGCCCGCTTCAGGCGGCGTGGGATTATGCGATGGTCTACTTCCTTGCCGTCTGGAAAGCCGCTGTGTTAGGCGTGCTGCTGGGTTCACTGATACAGGTGTTGATCCCGCGCCACTGGCTGGTGAAAACGTTAGGCCAGCCACGCTTTCAGGGCACGCTACTGGGGACGATTTTCTCTCTGCCGGGCATGATGTGCTCCTGCTGCGCTGCGCCAGTTGCGGCAGGCATGCGCCGTCAGCGCGTGTCGATGGGCGGTGCGCTGGCATTCTGGATGGGTAACCCGCTGCTCAATCCGGCAACGCTGGTGTTTATGGGTTTTGTTCTCGGCTGGTATTTCGCGTTTATCCGCCTGGTTGCAGGGCTACTGACGGTACTGGTGGTGGCGACGCTGGTGCAATATCTGGTGAAAGACAAAACGGTGGAGCCTGCGTCTGTTGAGCTTGACGTCAGCGAGCCGCAGGGCGGTTTCTTCGCCCGCTGGGGCAAAGCGCTGTGGCAGCTTTTCTGGAGCACCATCCCGGTTTATATCCTGGCGGTACTGGTGCTGGGAGCGGCGCGCGTCTGGCTGTTCCCGCATGCGGATGGCGCTATTGATAATTCTCTGCTGTGGGTGATTGCGATGGCGGTGGCAGGGTGCCTGTTTGTGATCCCAACGGCGGCGGAAATTCCAATTGTCCAGACCATGATGCTGGCCGGTATGGGCACCGCGCCGGCGCTGGCGCTGTTAATCACGCTACCGGCGGTAAGCCTGCCGTCGCTTATCATGTTGCGTAAGTCTTTCCCGGCGAAAGCGCTGTGGTTAACGGCGGGGCTGGTGGTGTTAAGTGGGGTGATTGTGGGAAGTATTGCGTTGGTTTAA
- a CDS encoding NAD(P)H-binding protein: MSQVLITGATGLVGGHLLRLLLQERKVNYIAAPTRRPLADISGVFNPCDPQLTDALAQVQDPIDIAFCCLGTTRREAGSKEAFVHADYTLVVDTALTAKKLGAKHFLVVSAHGANASSPFFYNKVKGKMEDALIAQNWEQLTIVRPSMLLGHRDERRFNESFFAPLFRILPGNWKSIEARDVARAMLKEALAPSKEGVNIIPSAKLREIAQGEA; this comes from the coding sequence ATGAGCCAGGTACTGATTACAGGTGCAACAGGGCTGGTGGGTGGACACCTGCTGCGGTTGCTGCTCCAGGAGCGCAAGGTGAATTACATCGCTGCGCCGACGCGTCGCCCGCTTGCTGACATATCCGGCGTCTTTAATCCCTGTGATCCCCAACTGACTGATGCGCTGGCGCAGGTGCAGGACCCGATTGATATTGCTTTTTGCTGCCTCGGTACGACGCGTCGCGAGGCGGGCAGTAAAGAAGCGTTTGTCCATGCCGACTACACGCTGGTGGTGGATACCGCCCTGACGGCGAAAAAGCTGGGTGCGAAACATTTCCTGGTGGTTAGCGCGCATGGCGCGAACGCAAGCTCGCCCTTCTTCTACAACAAGGTGAAGGGCAAGATGGAAGATGCGCTGATTGCGCAAAACTGGGAACAATTGACGATCGTGCGCCCCTCTATGCTGCTTGGGCACCGCGACGAACGCCGTTTTAACGAGTCGTTTTTCGCCCCTCTGTTCCGCATCCTTCCCGGTAACTGGAAATCCATCGAAGCACGGGATGTGGCGCGCGCGATGCTGAAAGAGGCGTTAGCTCCCTCGAAAGAGGGCGTGAACATTATTCCTTCGGCAAAACTGCGTGAAATCGCGCAGGGCGAGGCGTAA
- a CDS encoding type 1 glutamine amidotransferase domain-containing protein, whose amino-acid sequence MGKKIAVLITDEFEDSEFTSPAEAFRKAGHEVITIEKEAGKTVKGHKGEASVTIDESIDNVSPSDFDALLLPGGHSPDSLRGDERFVTFTRDFVNTGKPVFAICHGPQLLISADVVRGRKLTAVKPIVIDLKNAGAEFYDQEVVNDKDQLITSRTPDDLPAFNREALRLLGA is encoded by the coding sequence ATGGGTAAAAAAATCGCAGTCCTGATTACCGACGAGTTTGAAGATTCAGAGTTCACCTCTCCTGCAGAGGCATTCCGCAAGGCGGGACATGAGGTCATCACCATTGAGAAAGAGGCGGGTAAAACCGTGAAAGGCCACAAAGGCGAAGCCAGCGTGACGATTGACGAATCTATTGATAACGTCAGTCCGTCTGATTTCGATGCCCTGCTGTTACCCGGCGGCCATTCACCGGATTCCCTGCGCGGAGACGAACGCTTCGTGACCTTCACCCGCGACTTCGTTAACACTGGCAAGCCGGTCTTTGCCATTTGCCACGGCCCGCAACTGCTGATCAGCGCCGACGTGGTACGCGGGCGTAAGCTCACCGCCGTGAAACCGATCGTTATCGATCTGAAAAATGCGGGCGCGGAGTTTTACGATCAGGAGGTGGTCAACGATAAAGATCAGTTGATCACCAGCCGAACCCCGGACGATCTGCCCGCCTTTAACCGTGAAGCGCTACGCCTGCTCGGTGCGTAA
- a CDS encoding YhbP family protein, whose translation METLVAINRWLAKQHVVTWCVYSEGEMWCANAFYFYDPERVAFYVMSEDKTRHAQMTGQQAKVAGTVNGQPKTVALIRGLQFKGEIRRLDGEESDAQRKRYTRRFPVAAALNAPVWEIRLDELKFTDNTLGFGKKLHWLRTEQA comes from the coding sequence ATGGAAACACTGGTCGCCATCAACCGCTGGCTGGCGAAGCAGCATGTTGTTACCTGGTGCGTGTATAGCGAAGGGGAGATGTGGTGTGCGAACGCGTTCTACTTCTACGATCCTGAGCGCGTAGCTTTCTATGTCATGAGTGAAGACAAAACGCGTCACGCGCAAATGACGGGCCAGCAGGCAAAGGTTGCAGGTACGGTTAACGGCCAGCCGAAAACGGTCGCGCTGATCCGCGGCCTGCAGTTTAAAGGGGAGATCCGTCGCCTCGACGGAGAAGAGAGCGACGCGCAACGTAAACGCTATACGCGCCGCTTCCCGGTTGCCGCTGCCTTAAACGCACCGGTGTGGGAAATCCGCCTCGATGAGCTGAAATTTACCGACAACACGCTGGGCTTTGGCAAAAAGCTGCACTGGTTACGCACCGAGCAGGCGTAG
- a CDS encoding GIY-YIG nuclease family protein yields MCWFLYLVRTADNALYTGITTDVARRFLQHQTGKGAKALRGKGELELAFSAAVGDRSLALRLEYRIKQLTKRQKERLVTGDGSFEALRESLIKSD; encoded by the coding sequence GTGTGCTGGTTTCTCTATCTTGTCCGAACGGCTGATAACGCACTCTACACCGGGATCACCACCGATGTGGCGCGGCGTTTCCTGCAACATCAAACGGGAAAAGGGGCAAAAGCGCTGCGGGGGAAAGGGGAATTAGAGTTGGCCTTTTCTGCCGCCGTGGGCGACAGATCGCTGGCGCTCAGGCTGGAATACCGCATTAAGCAGCTCACAAAGCGCCAGAAAGAGCGCCTCGTCACCGGAGATGGCTCCTTTGAGGCGCTACGCGAAAGCCTGATTAAAAGCGATTGA
- a CDS encoding GNAT family N-acetyltransferase — translation MLIRVEIGIDAPGIDALLRRAFASDAEAQLVHDLREDGLITLGLVATDDEGQVVGYVAFSPVTVQGEELQWVGMAPLAVDEHYRGQGLARQLVYEGLDSLNEFGYAAVVALGDPAFYGRLGFEQAAHYDLRCRWPGTESAFQVHRLADDALNGVNGLVEYHDHFNRF, via the coding sequence ATGCTGATTCGAGTCGAAATTGGGATTGATGCACCAGGTATTGATGCGCTGTTACGCCGCGCTTTTGCGAGCGATGCGGAAGCTCAACTGGTTCACGATCTCCGCGAAGACGGCCTGATTACACTGGGGCTGGTTGCCACCGATGACGAAGGTCAGGTGGTTGGCTATGTTGCTTTCAGCCCGGTTACCGTTCAGGGCGAAGAGCTACAGTGGGTAGGAATGGCACCGCTGGCGGTTGATGAACACTACCGTGGGCAGGGGCTTGCGCGCCAGCTGGTTTACGAAGGGCTGGATTCACTGAACGAGTTTGGCTACGCGGCGGTTGTTGCGCTGGGTGATCCGGCGTTTTATGGTCGCCTGGGCTTCGAGCAGGCGGCGCATTACGATCTGCGCTGTCGCTGGCCGGGCACTGAATCCGCGTTCCAGGTGCATCGTCTGGCGGATGACGCGCTGAACGGGGTTAATGGTCTGGTGGAATACCACGACCATTTCAATCGCTTTTAA
- the ubiT gene encoding ubiquinone anaerobic biosynthesis accessory factor UbiT: MLDKLRSRLVQFGPSMLSVPVKLAPFALKRQVLEQVLSWQFRQALQDGELEFLEGRWLSINVRDIGLRWFTSVENDQLIVQESAEADVSFSANASDLLMIAARKQDPDTLFFQRRLVIEGDTELGLYVKNLMDAIELDQMPKALRIMLMQMADFVEAGLKTPPESKHTSVGEPC; the protein is encoded by the coding sequence GTGCTGGATAAACTGCGTTCACGTCTCGTACAATTTGGCCCATCAATGCTGAGCGTACCGGTAAAACTGGCACCGTTTGCGCTAAAACGCCAGGTGCTGGAGCAGGTGCTGAGCTGGCAATTCCGCCAGGCGCTGCAGGACGGCGAGCTGGAGTTTCTGGAAGGCCGCTGGCTGAGTATTAATGTCCGTGATATTGGGCTGCGCTGGTTTACCTCGGTCGAGAACGACCAGTTAATTGTGCAGGAGTCCGCTGAGGCGGACGTGAGCTTTAGCGCCAATGCCAGCGATCTGCTGATGATCGCGGCACGTAAGCAAGATCCGGATACACTCTTTTTCCAGCGCCGTCTGGTCATTGAAGGTGACACGGAACTCGGCCTGTACGTTAAAAATTTGATGGATGCTATTGAGCTGGATCAGATGCCAAAAGCACTGCGTATCATGTTGATGCAAATGGCAGATTTCGTTGAGGCCGGGTTGAAAACCCCGCCGGAAAGTAAACACACTTCAGTAGGTGAGCCATGCTGA
- the ubiU gene encoding ubiquinone anaerobic biosynthesis protein UbiU yields MELLCPAGNLPALKAAIENGADAVYIGLKDDTNARHFAGLNFTEKKLQEAVNFVHQHRRKLHIAINTFAHPDGYARWQRAVDMAAQLGADALILADLAMLEYAAERYPHIERHVSVQASATNEEAVRFYHQHFDVARVVLPRVLSIHQVKQLARVTPVPLEVFAFGSLCIMAEGRCYLSSYLTGESPNTVGACSPARFVRWQQTPQGLESRLNDVLIDRYQDGENAGYPTLCKGRYLVDGERYHALEEPTSLNTLELLPELLAANIASVKIEGRQRSPAYVSQVAKVWRQAIDRCMADPQNYAPQPAWMETLGAMSEGTQTTLGAYHRKWQ; encoded by the coding sequence ATGGAGCTGCTCTGCCCTGCCGGAAACCTTCCGGCGCTTAAGGCGGCCATCGAAAATGGGGCCGATGCGGTCTATATCGGGCTGAAAGATGATACTAACGCCCGCCATTTTGCTGGTCTTAACTTTACGGAAAAAAAGCTCCAGGAAGCCGTTAACTTCGTTCATCAGCATCGCCGTAAGCTGCATATTGCCATCAATACCTTTGCCCATCCTGATGGCTACGCCCGCTGGCAGCGCGCGGTGGATATGGCGGCACAACTGGGTGCCGACGCGTTAATCCTGGCCGACCTCGCCATGCTTGAGTATGCGGCAGAACGTTATCCGCATATTGAGCGCCACGTCTCTGTTCAGGCATCCGCCACCAACGAAGAAGCGGTGCGTTTTTATCATCAACACTTTGACGTCGCCCGCGTGGTGCTGCCGCGTGTGCTCTCTATTCATCAGGTTAAGCAACTCGCGCGCGTCACGCCAGTGCCGCTGGAAGTTTTTGCCTTTGGTAGCCTGTGCATTATGGCCGAAGGGCGGTGTTATCTTTCCTCCTATTTAACCGGTGAATCACCGAACACCGTAGGTGCCTGCTCGCCTGCCCGCTTTGTTCGCTGGCAGCAAACCCCGCAGGGGCTGGAGTCTCGCCTGAACGACGTGCTGATCGACCGCTACCAGGACGGTGAAAACGCAGGTTACCCGACGCTGTGTAAAGGCCGTTACCTGGTCGACGGCGAGCGTTACCACGCGCTGGAAGAACCAACCAGCCTCAACACGCTGGAGCTGCTGCCGGAACTGCTGGCGGCGAATATTGCCTCGGTGAAAATTGAAGGACGCCAGCGCAGCCCGGCCTACGTGAGCCAGGTGGCGAAAGTGTGGCGTCAGGCCATTGACCGCTGCATGGCCGACCCGCAGAACTATGCTCCGCAACCGGCCTGGATGGAGACGCTTGGCGCGATGTCCGAAGGCACACAAACCACGCTTGGTGCGTACCACCGTAAATGGCAGTGA
- a CDS encoding U32 family peptidase encodes MKYSLGPVLYYWPKETLEDFYLQAATSSADVIYLGEAVCSKRRATKVGDWLDMAKSLARSGKQVVLSTLALVQASSELGELKRYVENGEFLLEASDLGVVNMCAERKLPFVAGHALNCYNAVTLRLLLKQGMTRWCMPVELSRDWLVNLLDQCDELGIRNQFEVEVLSYGHLPLAYSARCFTARSEDRPKDECETCCIKYPNGRSMLSQENQQVFVLNGIQTMSGYVYNLGNELASMKGLVDMVRLSPLDTSVFAMLDAFRANEHGASPLPLTANSDCNGYWKRLAGLELQV; translated from the coding sequence ATGAAATATTCATTAGGGCCGGTGCTTTACTACTGGCCAAAAGAGACGCTGGAAGACTTTTACCTGCAGGCGGCAACCAGCAGTGCCGATGTGATTTATCTCGGTGAAGCCGTCTGCAGCAAGCGCCGCGCCACCAAAGTGGGCGACTGGCTGGATATGGCGAAAAGCCTCGCCAGAAGCGGCAAACAGGTAGTCCTCTCCACGCTCGCGCTGGTGCAGGCCTCGTCCGAACTGGGCGAACTGAAACGCTACGTCGAGAACGGTGAGTTCCTGCTGGAAGCAAGCGACCTGGGCGTGGTGAACATGTGCGCCGAACGCAAGCTGCCGTTTGTCGCCGGACATGCGCTGAACTGTTATAACGCGGTGACCCTGCGCCTGCTGCTCAAACAGGGAATGACGCGCTGGTGCATGCCGGTGGAGCTTTCTCGCGACTGGCTGGTGAATCTGCTGGACCAGTGCGATGAGTTAGGCATTCGCAACCAGTTTGAAGTGGAAGTGCTGAGCTACGGTCATCTGCCGCTGGCCTACTCTGCCCGCTGCTTTACCGCACGCTCGGAAGACCGTCCGAAAGACGAGTGTGAAACCTGCTGCATTAAGTACCCGAACGGTCGCAGTATGCTTTCTCAGGAGAATCAGCAGGTATTTGTCCTGAACGGCATTCAGACCATGAGCGGCTACGTGTATAACCTTGGCAACGAGCTGGCGTCGATGAAAGGTCTGGTGGATATGGTGCGTCTGTCGCCGCTGGATACCAGCGTATTTGCGATGCTGGATGCCTTCCGCGCCAATGAACACGGCGCATCACCGCTGCCGCTGACGGCGAACAGCGATTGCAATGGTTACTGGAAACGACTGGCAGGGCTGGAGTTACAGGTTTAA
- a CDS encoding luciferase-like monooxygenase — MTDKTIPFSVLDLAPIPQGSSAREAFSHSLDLAQLAEKRGYHRYWLAEHHNMVGIASAATSVLIGYLAANTTTLHLGSGGVMLPNHAPLVIAEQFGTLNTLYPGRIDLGLGRAPGSDQPTMRALRRHMSGDIDNFPRDVAELVDWFDARDPNPHVRPVPGYGEKIPVWLLGSSLYSAQLAAQLGLPFAFASHFAPDMLHQALHLYRTNFKPSGRLEKPYAMVCINIIAADSNRDAEFLFTSMQQAFVKLRRGETGQLPPPVENMHQLWSASEQYGVQQALSMSLVGDKAKVRHGLEAVLRETQADEIMVNGQIFDHQARLHSFDLAMQVKEELVG, encoded by the coding sequence ATGACTGATAAAACCATTCCGTTCTCGGTGCTGGATTTGGCACCGATCCCACAGGGCTCCTCAGCGCGAGAGGCCTTTTCACACTCTCTCGATCTTGCTCAACTGGCTGAAAAGCGCGGCTATCACCGCTACTGGCTGGCGGAGCACCACAACATGGTGGGCATCGCCAGCGCCGCCACCTCGGTACTGATTGGTTATCTGGCAGCAAACACCACGACCCTGCACCTGGGCTCCGGCGGCGTGATGCTGCCCAACCACGCCCCGCTGGTTATCGCCGAGCAGTTCGGTACGCTCAATACCCTCTATCCGGGCCGTATTGATTTAGGGCTTGGCCGTGCTCCAGGCAGTGACCAGCCGACCATGCGTGCCCTGCGCCGCCATATGAGCGGTGATATCGATAACTTCCCGCGCGACGTGGCGGAGCTGGTGGACTGGTTCGACGCGCGTGACCCTAACCCGCACGTGCGGCCGGTGCCGGGTTATGGCGAGAAGATCCCGGTGTGGCTGTTAGGCTCAAGTCTGTACAGCGCGCAGCTTGCCGCGCAACTGGGGCTGCCGTTTGCGTTTGCCTCGCACTTCGCGCCGGATATGCTGCACCAGGCACTGCATCTTTATCGCACGAACTTCAAACCGTCCGGGCGTCTGGAGAAGCCATACGCAATGGTGTGCATCAACATCATTGCCGCCGACAGCAATCGCGACGCGGAATTCCTGTTTACCTCCATGCAGCAGGCCTTTGTGAAGCTGCGTCGCGGCGAAACCGGACAGCTTCCACCGCCGGTAGAAAATATGCATCAGCTGTGGTCTGCGTCAGAGCAGTATGGCGTGCAGCAGGCGCTGAGCATGTCGCTGGTAGGTGATAAGGCGAAAGTGCGTCACGGGCTGGAAGCGGTGCTGCGAGAGACGCAGGCGGACGAGATTATGGTTAACGGCCAGATTTTCGATCACCAGGCACGTTTGCATTCGTTTGATTTAGCGATGCAGGTGAAAGAGGAGCTGGTGGGGTAG
- the mtr gene encoding tryptophan permease, which produces MATLTTTQTSPSLLGGVVIIGGTIIGAGMFSLPVVMSGAWFFWSLAALVFTWFCMLHSGLMILEANLNYRIGSSFDTITKDLLGKGWNLVNGLSIAFVLYILTYAYISASGSILHHTFSEMSLNVPARLAGLCFALGVAFIVWMSTKAVSRMTAIVLGAKVITFFLTFGSLLGHVTPATLFNVAEVNTSYTPYLLMTLPFCLASFGYHGNVPSLMKYYGKDPRTIVKCLVYGTLLALGLYVIWLLGTMGNIPRPEFIGIAQKGGNIDVLVQALSGVLNSRSLDLLLVVFSNFAVASSFLGVTLGLFDYLADLFGFDDSAMGRFKTALLTFLPPIVGGLLWPNGFLYAIGYAGLAATIWAAIVPALLARKSRKRFGSPKFRVWGGKPMIALILVFGIGNALVHVLSSFNLLPVYQ; this is translated from the coding sequence ATGGCGACACTAACCACCACCCAAACATCACCTTCGCTGCTTGGCGGCGTGGTGATCATCGGCGGAACCATCATTGGTGCGGGGATGTTCTCCCTGCCTGTGGTCATGTCCGGTGCGTGGTTCTTCTGGTCGCTGGCGGCGCTGGTGTTTACCTGGTTCTGTATGCTCCATTCCGGGTTGATGATCCTTGAAGCCAACCTGAACTACCGCATTGGCTCCAGCTTCGACACCATCACCAAAGACCTGCTGGGGAAAGGCTGGAACCTGGTGAACGGGCTTTCTATCGCGTTTGTGCTCTATATCCTGACCTACGCGTACATCTCCGCGAGCGGCTCGATTCTGCATCATACCTTCTCGGAGATGTCGCTGAACGTGCCGGCGCGTCTGGCCGGGCTATGCTTCGCGCTGGGCGTGGCGTTTATTGTCTGGATGAGTACCAAAGCCGTGAGTCGCATGACGGCGATCGTGCTGGGTGCAAAGGTCATCACCTTCTTCCTGACGTTTGGCAGCCTGCTTGGGCATGTGACACCCGCGACGCTGTTTAACGTGGCGGAAGTGAACACCTCTTACACACCGTACCTGCTGATGACCCTGCCGTTCTGTCTGGCGTCGTTTGGCTATCACGGTAATGTGCCAAGCCTGATGAAATACTACGGCAAAGATCCGCGCACGATTGTGAAGTGTCTGGTTTACGGCACGCTGCTGGCGCTGGGGCTGTATGTGATTTGGCTGCTGGGAACGATGGGCAACATCCCACGTCCGGAATTTATCGGCATTGCGCAGAAGGGCGGAAACATCGATGTGCTGGTGCAGGCGCTGAGTGGCGTGCTGAACAGCCGCAGCCTGGATCTGCTGCTGGTGGTCTTCTCTAACTTTGCAGTAGCAAGCTCTTTCCTCGGCGTGACGCTGGGCCTGTTTGACTATCTGGCGGATCTGTTTGGTTTTGATGATTCTGCGATGGGACGCTTCAAAACCGCACTGTTGACCTTCCTGCCGCCGATTGTGGGCGGTCTGCTGTGGCCGAACGGCTTCCTGTACGCCATCGGCTATGCCGGACTGGCGGCAACCATCTGGGCGGCGATTGTGCCGGCGTTGCTGGCGCGTAAATCACGTAAACGCTTCGGTAGCCCGAAATTCCGCGTCTGGGGCGGCAAGCCGATGATTGCCCTGATTCTGGTGTTCGGTATCGGCAACGCGCTGGTACATGTGCTGTCGAGCTTTAATCTGTTGCCAGTGTATCAGTAA
- a CDS encoding DEAD/DEAH family ATP-dependent RNA helicase, which yields MAEFETTFADLGLKAPILEALNDLGYEKPSPIQAECIPHLLSGRDVLGMAQTGSGKTAAFSLPLLNNIDPDLRAPQILVLAPTRELAVQVAEAMTEFSKHMRGVNVVALYGGQRYDVQLRALRQGPQIVVGTPGRLLDHLKRGTLDLSKLSGLVLDEADEMLRMGFIEDVETIMAQIPEGHQTALFSATMPEAIRRITRRFMKEPQEVRIQSSVTTRPDISQSYWSVYGMRKNEALVRFLEAEDFDAAIIFVRTKNATLEVAEALERSGYNSAALNGDMNQALREQTLERLKDGRLDILIATDVAARGLDVERISLVVNYDIPMDSESYVHRIGRTGRAGRAGRALLFVENRERRLLRNIERTMKLTIPEAELPNAELLGKRRLEKFAAKVQQQLESSDLDQYRALLSQIQPTAEGEELDIETLAAALLKMAQGERTLIVPPDAPMRPKREFRDRDDRFERRGDRNDRGPRGDRPERGGEDRPRRERRDAGDMELYRIEVGRDDGVEVRHIVGAIANEGDISSRYIGNIKLFGTHSTIELPKGMPGEVLQHFTRTRILNKPMNMQLLGDAQPRPDRGGERRGGGRGFGGERREGGRSEGRGGEGRRFSGERRENRGPRREEGASRRRFGDA from the coding sequence ATGGCTGAATTCGAAACCACTTTTGCAGATCTGGGCCTGAAGGCTCCTATCCTTGAAGCCCTTAACGATCTGGGTTACGAAAAACCATCTCCGATCCAGGCTGAGTGTATCCCACACCTGCTTTCTGGTCGTGACGTGCTGGGCATGGCCCAGACTGGTAGCGGTAAAACTGCAGCGTTCTCGCTGCCGCTGCTGAATAACATCGATCCGGACCTGCGTGCACCGCAGATCCTCGTTCTGGCTCCAACCCGTGAACTGGCTGTTCAGGTTGCTGAAGCCATGACGGAATTCTCTAAACATATGCGCGGTGTAAACGTGGTCGCCCTGTACGGTGGCCAGCGTTATGACGTGCAGTTACGCGCCCTGCGTCAGGGTCCACAGATTGTTGTCGGTACGCCGGGCCGTCTGCTGGATCACCTGAAGCGCGGTACGCTTGATCTCTCTAAACTGAGCGGTCTGGTACTGGATGAAGCAGATGAAATGCTGCGTATGGGCTTCATCGAAGACGTAGAAACCATCATGGCGCAGATCCCGGAAGGTCATCAGACCGCTCTGTTCTCTGCAACTATGCCAGAAGCGATCCGTCGCATTACCCGCCGCTTCATGAAAGAGCCGCAGGAAGTGCGCATTCAGTCCAGCGTTACCACTCGCCCGGACATCAGCCAGAGCTACTGGTCTGTGTACGGCATGCGTAAAAACGAAGCGCTGGTTCGTTTCCTGGAAGCGGAAGATTTTGATGCGGCGATTATCTTCGTTCGTACCAAAAACGCGACCCTGGAAGTGGCTGAAGCACTGGAGCGTAGCGGCTACAACAGCGCAGCGCTGAACGGCGACATGAACCAGGCTCTGCGTGAGCAGACGCTGGAGCGTCTGAAAGACGGTCGTCTGGATATCCTGATTGCAACCGACGTGGCAGCACGTGGTCTGGACGTTGAGCGTATCAGCCTGGTTGTGAACTACGACATCCCGATGGATTCCGAGTCTTACGTTCACCGTATCGGCCGTACCGGTCGTGCGGGTCGTGCTGGCCGTGCGCTGCTGTTTGTTGAAAACCGCGAGCGTCGTCTGCTGCGTAACATCGAACGCACCATGAAGCTGACCATTCCAGAAGCTGAACTGCCAAACGCAGAACTGCTGGGCAAACGCCGTCTGGAAAAATTCGCCGCGAAAGTACAGCAGCAGCTGGAAAGCAGCGATCTGGATCAGTACCGTGCACTGCTGTCTCAGATTCAGCCGACCGCTGAAGGCGAAGAGCTGGATATCGAAACTCTGGCTGCAGCACTGCTGAAAATGGCACAGGGCGAACGTACGCTCATCGTTCCACCAGATGCGCCGATGCGTCCTAAGCGTGAGTTCCGTGACCGTGACGATCGTTTCGAACGTCGTGGTGACCGCAACGATCGTGGTCCACGTGGTGATCGTCCAGAGCGTGGTGGTGAAGACCGTCCACGTCGTGAGCGTCGTGACGCGGGCGATATGGAACTGTACCGCATTGAAGTGGGCCGTGATGATGGTGTTGAAGTTCGTCACATCGTTGGCGCGATTGCTAACGAAGGCGATATCAGCAGCCGTTACATCGGTAACATCAAGCTGTTCGGTACTCACTCTACCATCGAACTGCCAAAAGGCATGCCGGGTGAAGTTCTGCAGCACTTTACGCGTACCCGCATCCTGAACAAGCCGATGAACATGCAGCTGCTGGGCGATGCGCAGCCACGCCCTGACCGTGGTGGCGAACGTCGTGGCGGTGGTCGCGGTTTCGGTGGCGAGCGTCGTGAAGGCGGTCGTAGCGAAGGTCGTGGTGGTGAAGGTCGTCGTTTCTCCGGTGAACGCCGTGAAAACCGTGGCCCACGTCGTGAAGAAGGTGCGAGCCGTCGTCGTTTTGGTGACGCGTAA
- the yrbN gene encoding protein YrbN codes for MKIANHFHDELSRLAAINIEALVLHG; via the coding sequence ATGAAAATTGCTAATCATTTTCACGATGAGCTAAGTAGACTGGCCGCCATTAATATCGAGGCACTTGTACTACATGGCTGA